From a single Loigolactobacillus coryniformis subsp. coryniformis KCTC 3167 = DSM 20001 genomic region:
- a CDS encoding LVIS_2131 family protein → MALVNILGIVLWLIVLAFIWYTIHNIRSRRLRRLVKHQRNFSGKDFTISTILVLVAALLLGTASYLTFFRDVDLEDQSAVTLKYSYEPLVMTEVGGKFYDVKVENGNGKQPQQHYTYWVKGARYQITSNNATVAAGAKPINLTAANYPWPRKELARKDKQYEQTFAATLQATYKETWLNGLGLRAGRTATHFTIIRVPNSSVIYMKPVK, encoded by the coding sequence GTGGCACTAGTGAACATACTTGGTATTGTGTTATGGCTGATCGTGTTGGCCTTTATCTGGTACACGATCCACAATATTCGTAGCCGTCGTCTGCGGCGTTTAGTTAAACACCAACGGAATTTTAGCGGTAAAGACTTCACCATATCCACGATCTTGGTGCTTGTAGCAGCTTTATTGCTGGGAACGGCCAGTTATTTAACGTTCTTCCGCGACGTTGATCTAGAAGATCAATCAGCGGTAACACTGAAATACAGTTATGAACCGTTAGTGATGACTGAGGTCGGCGGGAAGTTCTATGACGTTAAGGTTGAAAACGGCAATGGCAAGCAGCCGCAGCAGCATTACACGTACTGGGTAAAAGGCGCACGTTACCAAATTACCAGTAACAATGCGACGGTGGCAGCCGGCGCTAAACCAATCAACCTCACGGCAGCGAATTATCCATGGCCCCGTAAAGAATTAGCACGCAAAGATAAGCAATACGAACAGACCTTTGCGGCCACTTTACAAGCTACGTATAAGGAAACTTGGTTAAACGGTCTTGGCCTACGCGCTGGTCGTACGGCGACGCACTTTACCATTATTCGCGTACCAAACTCATCAGTAATTTATATGAAACCAGTAAAATAG
- a CDS encoding SMU1112c/YaeR family gloxylase I-like metalloprotein, translating to MQLNQLHHIAIICSDYTASKHFYCDLLGFTPLHEVKRADKGDVKLDVTNGNLQLELFIKAAAPQRISYPEAQGLRHIAFKVADVAATVAELNQRGIKTEPIRQDSETGAAMTFFFDPDGLPLELHE from the coding sequence ATGCAATTAAATCAACTACACCATATCGCAATCATCTGTTCCGACTACACTGCCAGTAAACATTTTTACTGCGATCTATTAGGTTTTACCCCGCTGCACGAAGTTAAGCGCGCTGACAAAGGTGACGTTAAGTTAGATGTTACCAATGGTAATTTGCAATTGGAATTATTTATTAAAGCCGCCGCGCCGCAACGAATCAGTTACCCGGAAGCGCAAGGGTTACGCCACATTGCCTTTAAAGTTGCCGACGTTGCGGCCACCGTTGCGGAATTAAATCAGCGCGGCATTAAAACTGAGCCGATCCGCCAAGATAGCGAGACGGGCGCGGCGATGACTTTCTTTTTCGACCCGGATGGTTTGCCGCTAGAATTGCATGAATGA
- a CDS encoding ammonium transporter: MSTANTAFILVASILVLFMTPGLAFFYGGLVSRRNVVNTMLSVFFICGIAILLWVAIGYELAFNGDIGGVIGTVHHFFLTNLNLNHVMANGLPTGVYLLFQMMFAIITPALFVGAIVGRTRFKFLLWFIVLWSVLLYYPMVHMVWSANGLLAHIGMIDFAGGTVVHINAGITAFVLSAFLGRRHNYGQELQHYNLPWVLLGTTILWIGWYGFNAGSALAMNSVALQAALTTTVATATSMIAWMILDIMIVGKPTLVGVCTGTLCGLVGITPGAGYVTLAGSFWIGILAVAASYTFITLLKPRIGVDDALDAFGCHGVSGIMGSIVTGLFATKTVNETIPENGLFYGGGFKLLGAQLFGTVATIIFVAVLCVILISLLRLVVPMRVDAAEEDLGLDQGEHGESVDYIVKGDRDILNHQAEFQGQMARLQQRHK, translated from the coding sequence ATGAGTACAGCAAACACAGCTTTTATTCTGGTCGCCAGCATTTTGGTTTTATTCATGACCCCCGGCTTAGCCTTTTTCTATGGTGGCTTAGTTTCACGGCGCAATGTAGTCAATACAATGTTGTCGGTTTTCTTCATTTGCGGGATCGCAATTTTATTGTGGGTCGCGATTGGCTATGAATTAGCGTTCAACGGTGATATTGGTGGTGTGATCGGTACCGTACATCACTTTTTCTTAACCAATCTTAATTTAAACCATGTGATGGCCAATGGGCTGCCGACTGGGGTGTACTTATTATTTCAAATGATGTTTGCGATTATTACACCAGCATTGTTTGTTGGTGCGATAGTCGGTCGGACTCGGTTTAAATTTTTGCTGTGGTTCATCGTTTTGTGGTCAGTACTGCTTTATTATCCGATGGTACACATGGTTTGGAGTGCAAATGGACTCTTAGCGCATATCGGGATGATCGATTTTGCTGGCGGCACGGTGGTGCATATTAATGCTGGGATCACAGCGTTTGTACTCTCTGCTTTTCTGGGCCGGCGGCATAATTACGGGCAAGAACTGCAACATTATAATTTGCCGTGGGTGTTACTGGGAACGACGATTTTGTGGATCGGCTGGTATGGGTTCAATGCCGGTAGTGCTTTAGCGATGAATTCGGTGGCGTTGCAAGCAGCGCTGACGACAACGGTAGCGACAGCCACTTCAATGATTGCATGGATGATTTTAGATATCATGATCGTGGGTAAACCGACCTTGGTCGGCGTCTGTACGGGGACACTGTGCGGCTTGGTCGGAATTACGCCTGGTGCCGGTTACGTCACGTTGGCAGGTTCATTTTGGATCGGCATTTTAGCCGTGGCGGCTAGTTACACTTTTATCACGTTATTGAAGCCGCGAATCGGTGTCGATGATGCGCTGGATGCTTTTGGTTGTCACGGCGTTAGCGGCATCATGGGCAGTATTGTGACTGGGTTATTCGCGACAAAAACGGTCAATGAGACGATTCCGGAAAATGGTTTGTTTTACGGTGGCGGCTTTAAATTATTGGGCGCGCAGTTATTTGGCACCGTGGCAACAATTATTTTTGTCGCCGTGTTGTGCGTCATTTTGATCAGTTTATTGCGGTTAGTCGTCCCGATGCGAGTGGATGCGGCCGAGGAAGATCTAGGCTTAGATCAAGGCGAGCACGGTGAAAGTGTCGATTATATTGTTAAAGGTGATCGCGATATCCTTAATCATCAGGCCGAATTCCAAGGGCAGATGGCGCGGTTGCAGCAGCGGCATAAGTAG